The Winogradskyella schleiferi genome has a window encoding:
- a CDS encoding tail fiber domain-containing protein, with product MKTYKLIIVLVVLFTQTVISQVGVGTTNPNATLDIRSSDQVAPANNDGLLIPKIDEFPVTNPTASQDGMMVYVTGNGTPTKGFYYWDDAQTSWTSATGAKSINDLADGKTINSGTSLFLGIGAGINDDGTNNQNIGIGLEALNSLTTGFGNVAIGNNALYSNVNGGFNNAIGYNSLYNNTDGGFNVANGYHALYSNTIGNGNIANGFNALYNNTSGGSNIAIGSNALYNNTTGAANIAYGLRALYNNTIGLGNIGIGYHSLLLNTSGSSNVAIGLYSLDDNTTGDFNIAVGNGALGANTTGGYSVALGFLSLNQNSIGERNVALGYHAGYSETGSNKLYIENTSNANPLIYGEFDNDILGFNAYVGIGNQIPNARLHVTEEGTSGVQTIVAGLASNTSNRPVLQFSETADMGLAEGMSIEYNGVGLAGENRMVINGLGGNPLIQFRNDGNLNVLDGRVGVQTEFPTCAMEINHPSGSGIEGLKLSNQVDTDNWRFYVQWNTNTLALLYNDVNIGNFDDVSGVYTAISDRNLKTNISNIASVLEKIQTLQVVDYNFKFQNDSKKYVGLIAQDVEAVFPHLVNPPNEESENYTMDYSGFGVLAIKAIQEQQEEIKELKQQLQLQQKEMDKIIFILKDLLPD from the coding sequence ATGAAAACTTATAAATTGATAATAGTGCTTGTTGTTTTATTTACACAGACAGTGATATCCCAAGTTGGAGTTGGTACAACAAATCCGAATGCCACTTTAGATATTCGGTCGTCTGACCAAGTAGCACCTGCTAATAACGATGGTTTGTTGATTCCAAAAATAGATGAGTTTCCAGTAACCAATCCAACTGCATCCCAAGATGGAATGATGGTTTATGTGACAGGAAATGGAACACCAACAAAGGGGTTTTATTATTGGGATGATGCGCAAACCAGCTGGACAAGTGCTACAGGTGCAAAAAGTATTAATGACCTTGCAGATGGTAAAACTATAAATAGTGGTACTTCACTTTTTCTAGGGATAGGAGCAGGGATTAACGATGATGGAACCAATAACCAAAATATTGGTATTGGATTAGAAGCATTAAATTCTTTAACAACCGGATTTGGAAATGTAGCAATTGGCAATAACGCATTATATAGTAATGTCAATGGTGGTTTTAACAATGCCATTGGCTATAATTCATTATACAACAATACCGACGGTGGTTTTAACGTGGCGAATGGTTATCATGCATTGTATAGCAATACAATTGGAAATGGTAATATTGCCAATGGTTTTAATGCATTATATAACAATACAAGTGGTGGTTCTAATATTGCAATTGGTAGTAATGCTTTGTATAATAATACTACTGGAGCTGCTAATATTGCATATGGATTGCGGGCACTGTATAATAACACTATAGGATTAGGTAACATTGGCATTGGTTATCATTCACTTTTGTTAAATACTTCAGGAAGTTCAAATGTTGCTATAGGGTTGTATTCTCTCGATGATAATACTACTGGTGATTTTAACATTGCAGTGGGTAATGGTGCTCTAGGAGCGAATACAACAGGTGGTTACAGCGTTGCGTTAGGATTTTTGTCTTTAAATCAAAATTCAATAGGTGAGCGAAATGTCGCTCTTGGTTATCATGCTGGTTATAGTGAGACAGGTTCTAATAAGCTCTATATAGAAAACACAAGTAATGCAAACCCTTTAATTTATGGCGAATTTGATAACGATATTTTAGGCTTTAATGCTTATGTAGGTATTGGAAATCAAATCCCAAATGCCAGATTACATGTTACGGAAGAAGGAACTTCTGGTGTGCAAACTATTGTTGCGGGTCTAGCATCCAACACTTCTAATCGTCCCGTTTTACAATTTTCAGAAACTGCCGATATGGGTTTAGCGGAAGGTATGAGCATTGAATATAATGGTGTTGGTCTAGCTGGGGAAAATAGAATGGTTATTAATGGTCTTGGTGGTAATCCATTGATTCAATTTAGAAATGATGGAAATCTTAATGTTCTTGATGGAAGAGTTGGTGTGCAAACCGAATTTCCTACTTGTGCAATGGAAATAAATCATCCTTCTGGGTCAGGAATCGAAGGGTTAAAATTGTCTAATCAAGTAGATACGGATAATTGGCGCTTTTATGTGCAATGGAATACTAATACTTTGGCCTTACTCTACAATGATGTTAATATTGGAAACTTTGATGACGTTTCAGGAGTTTATACCGCTATTTCTGATAGAAATTTAAAAACTAATATTTCAAATATAGCTTCAGTTTTAGAAAAGATCCAAACGCTTCAAGTGGTGGATTATAATTTCAAATTTCAAAACGATTCCAAAAAATATGTTGGGCTCATAGCTCAAGACGTTGAAGCGGTATTTCCACATCTTGTTAATCCACCAAATGAAGAATCAGAAAACTATACTATGGACTATAGTGGATTTGGAGTTTTGGCAATAAAGGCCATACAAGAACAACAAGAAGAAATTAAAGAACTTAAACAACAATTGCAGTTGCAACAAAAAGAAATGGATAAAATTATATTCATTTTAAAAGACTTATTACCTGATTAA
- a CDS encoding T9SS type A sorting domain-containing protein produces the protein MKRILLLIIPLLFSTTINAQGWGQTQKIVPDDRSQSQQFGSDVDIDGNFAVVGMLPSANETNVYIFENDGSGNWIQVQKLESPDYNQFDHFGYSVAISGDYIFVGAWGEDRDATNSNFLQAAGAVYVFQKQPSGLFDFVQKIVASDRETLNAFGYTVAVDGDYALVSPVRHDYDETGNNFLDDAGAAYIFELDSGGTWNEVQKIVASDRAAFDYFGQLAIAVNGNYIAIGSYGEDEDENGTNLILSAGSAYIFERGTNGIWSETQKIVASDRSQGVFFGWSIGVNGNQVVVGSNQDNEFRGAAYTFERNANGIWNQTQKLIASNAFPGDRFGQDVDIDGNRIVVGSHLKHIGSQGDDGAAYIFEDKAGVWTETAFIYDAFYKSSEYFGFTVAISGDFAFVGAYGDEEDENEENNLNGAGAAFMFDVNEPNTLSVVKSDFESIIKAYPNPVQNVLNLDLGRYYDNTRLHVYNILGQEVFSKNYNNSRIIEVEFYNQSKGLYIVELALENQIHSRVKVTKQ, from the coding sequence ATGAAACGAATACTACTATTAATCATTCCACTATTATTTTCAACAACCATCAACGCCCAAGGTTGGGGACAAACGCAAAAAATAGTTCCTGATGATCGGTCCCAATCACAGCAATTTGGGTCAGATGTTGATATAGATGGTAATTTTGCGGTAGTGGGAATGTTGCCTAGTGCAAACGAAACCAATGTTTATATATTTGAAAACGATGGCTCTGGAAATTGGATACAAGTACAAAAATTAGAAAGTCCAGATTATAACCAGTTTGATCATTTTGGGTATTCAGTCGCAATCAGTGGCGATTATATATTTGTTGGAGCTTGGGGTGAAGATCGAGATGCAACAAATTCAAATTTCCTTCAAGCAGCAGGAGCAGTTTATGTTTTCCAAAAACAACCGTCAGGATTATTTGATTTTGTACAAAAAATTGTAGCCTCAGATCGTGAGACGTTAAACGCCTTTGGTTACACAGTTGCTGTTGATGGAGATTATGCCTTGGTAAGTCCGGTAAGACACGATTATGATGAAACTGGAAATAATTTTTTAGACGATGCAGGTGCTGCTTATATTTTTGAGCTTGACAGTGGTGGCACATGGAACGAGGTGCAAAAGATTGTGGCTTCAGATAGAGCGGCTTTTGATTATTTTGGACAGTTAGCAATTGCAGTAAATGGAAACTATATCGCAATAGGCTCTTATGGAGAAGATGAGGATGAAAACGGGACGAACTTAATCCTTAGTGCTGGATCTGCTTACATATTTGAACGTGGTACAAATGGAATATGGAGTGAAACACAAAAAATTGTGGCCTCTGATAGATCACAAGGGGTGTTTTTTGGGTGGTCAATAGGAGTGAATGGAAATCAAGTGGTTGTTGGATCTAATCAAGACAACGAATTTAGAGGTGCTGCTTATACTTTTGAAAGAAACGCCAATGGTATCTGGAATCAAACTCAAAAACTTATTGCGTCAAATGCTTTCCCAGGCGATCGTTTTGGACAAGATGTAGATATTGATGGTAACCGAATTGTTGTGGGATCACATTTAAAACATATTGGAAGTCAGGGAGACGATGGTGCAGCTTATATTTTTGAAGACAAAGCTGGTGTTTGGACAGAAACTGCATTTATTTATGATGCCTTTTATAAATCAAGCGAGTATTTTGGCTTTACCGTAGCGATAAGTGGTGATTTTGCGTTTGTGGGTGCTTATGGCGATGAAGAAGATGAAAATGAAGAAAATAATTTAAATGGAGCAGGTGCTGCCTTTATGTTTGATGTGAATGAACCCAATACGTTAAGTGTTGTTAAGTCTGACTTTGAATCCATAATTAAAGCCTATCCCAATCCTGTTCAAAATGTTCTTAATCTTGATTTAGGACGTTACTACGATAATACTCGTCTTCATGTTTACAACATACTTGGGCAAGAGGTTTTTTCTAAAAATTACAACAATTCAAGAATTATAGAAGTAGAGTTTTATAACCAATCTAAAGGGTTATATATCGTGGAATTAGCATTAGAAAATCAGATACACTCAAGAGTAAAAGTAACTAAGCAATAA
- a CDS encoding helix-turn-helix domain-containing protein, giving the protein MNFNIYNSIILAGVIQGLIFGAVVLFSKKYNHKSVYFLVTMIVIYSLNNLQYYFVDIGVFDYNEFFKNYYFPWAELVPALLYFYVLSFLFPEKKNSNKSRWLLLLFGLHFLISAVYKVLVRINSKLEFLEQLKDGLRYYSAYYAELVTGLLGICVLVVLFFKIKDYQKKHLEFQREYIKLELNWLKITLLLFLLLTILNVSLVITDMTLFEDISYYPVWILLTLIIYWLGHIGIYKYGIVEERKQIRKKKKNKTAPILEIKTKHIIIERLKQFLENEKRFLDSSLTLEKTADALELSQGHLSKIINKELGISFKDYINTLRVEEAKSYLQDEDFSNYTLVAIGLEAGFNSKSAFNTSFKKITGETPSQFKQKHNN; this is encoded by the coding sequence TTGAATTTTAATATATACAACAGCATCATATTAGCAGGCGTTATTCAAGGTCTCATATTTGGTGCTGTTGTTTTGTTTTCTAAAAAGTATAATCACAAAAGTGTCTATTTTTTAGTTACTATGATAGTGATCTATTCATTGAATAATCTTCAATATTATTTTGTGGATATAGGTGTATTTGATTATAATGAATTCTTTAAAAATTATTACTTTCCTTGGGCAGAATTGGTACCTGCATTGTTATATTTTTACGTTTTAAGTTTTTTGTTTCCTGAGAAAAAAAACAGTAATAAATCAAGATGGTTGTTGTTACTTTTCGGACTTCATTTTTTGATTAGTGCAGTTTATAAGGTTTTGGTGAGAATTAATTCTAAATTAGAATTTCTAGAACAGTTAAAAGATGGTTTAAGATATTATTCTGCATATTATGCGGAATTAGTCACAGGGCTTTTAGGTATTTGTGTGCTGGTTGTTTTGTTTTTTAAGATAAAAGACTACCAAAAAAAGCATCTTGAATTTCAACGGGAGTACATCAAGTTAGAATTAAATTGGTTGAAAATAACATTACTACTGTTTTTACTATTAACCATATTAAATGTTTCTTTAGTCATAACCGATATGACGCTTTTTGAAGATATATCATATTATCCTGTTTGGATTCTTTTGACCTTAATTATATACTGGTTAGGCCATATTGGTATCTATAAATATGGGATTGTAGAAGAACGAAAACAGATCCGAAAAAAGAAAAAAAATAAAACGGCTCCAATTTTAGAAATAAAAACAAAGCATATTATCATTGAACGTCTAAAACAATTTCTTGAGAATGAAAAACGTTTTTTAGACTCCTCATTAACACTGGAAAAAACTGCCGATGCTTTAGAATTGAGTCAAGGGCATTTGTCTAAAATTATCAACAAGGAATTAGGTATAAGTTTTAAAGACTACATCAATACATTGCGAGTAGAAGAAGCGAAATCCTATTTACAAGATGAGGATTTTTCGAACTATACCTTAGTCGCCATTGGTCTGGAAGCCGGATTTAATTCGAAGTCTGCTTTCAACACCTCTTTCAAAAAAATTACAGGAGAAACGCCTTCCCAATTCAAACAGAAACATAACAATTAG
- a CDS encoding DUF1599 domain-containing protein has protein sequence MQDTSKQYDAVIAKCRALFVNKMSDYGSAWRILRLPSLTDQIFIKAQRIRGLQQNAVRKVDEGEVSEFIGIINYCLMALIQLEKGVVEQPDLNTEEAAELYDEKIALTKQLMMDKNHDYGEAWRDMRVSSLTDLILQKLLRVKQIEDNAGKTIVSEGIDANYQDMINYSVFAMIHLGESK, from the coding sequence ATGCAAGACACTTCAAAACAATACGATGCGGTTATCGCCAAATGTAGAGCCCTTTTTGTCAATAAAATGAGTGATTATGGCAGTGCATGGCGAATTTTGAGATTACCATCGTTAACCGATCAGATTTTTATTAAAGCACAGCGCATACGAGGCTTACAGCAAAATGCGGTTCGAAAAGTAGATGAAGGCGAAGTCAGCGAGTTTATCGGAATTATAAATTATTGTTTAATGGCACTGATCCAGTTAGAAAAAGGTGTGGTGGAGCAACCGGATTTAAACACGGAAGAAGCTGCCGAATTATATGACGAAAAAATAGCACTCACAAAACAATTAATGATGGATAAGAATCACGATTATGGTGAAGCCTGGCGAGATATGCGTGTCAGTTCTTTAACCGATTTGATATTGCAGAAATTATTACGCGTAAAGCAAATTGAAGATAACGCAGGAAAAACCATAGTAAGCGAAGGTATTGACGCCAATTATCAGGATATGATTAATTATTCGGTTTTTGCAATGATTCACTTGGGAGAAAGCAAATAA
- a CDS encoding BT_3928 family protein, giving the protein MKYIVQISRIFTGILFIISGFIKLNDPLGFSYKLQEYFGADVLNLEFLIPYALGISVIVVVFEVVLGVFLLIGYKPKFTVWSLLLMIVFFTFLTFYSAYFDKVKDCGCFGDALKLTPWESFTKDVILLVLILILFFGMKNIKPIFTKLPTTIIALLSFLISLWFGYHVLMHLPAIDFRAYKIGANIQEGMIIPDDAQKPVSEYTWTFMVNGEAQEFVTNGSYPKVDGEYVGVETEVIDEGYIPPIQDFSIESDDEDLTDYFLEKDNLVMVAMYSIPKAEAEAEGVAKLKSFTDQALKKGYTVIGLTSSGPSDKAQLKADYDLNFEFYLCDEKVIKTIVRSNPGIVVLEKGTITQKKHWTDIEDIDL; this is encoded by the coding sequence ATGAAATACATAGTACAAATAAGCAGAATATTCACAGGAATCCTTTTCATCATTTCAGGATTTATAAAACTAAATGATCCTTTGGGGTTTTCATACAAACTTCAAGAATACTTTGGCGCAGACGTGTTGAATCTTGAATTTTTGATTCCATATGCCTTAGGTATTTCAGTAATCGTTGTGGTTTTTGAAGTGGTATTAGGTGTGTTTTTATTGATTGGTTATAAACCTAAATTTACGGTTTGGAGCTTGTTGTTAATGATTGTATTCTTCACATTTCTAACCTTTTATTCAGCCTATTTCGATAAAGTAAAAGACTGTGGCTGTTTTGGAGATGCTTTAAAATTAACACCATGGGAAAGCTTTACAAAAGATGTAATTTTACTGGTGCTTATTTTGATTTTGTTCTTTGGGATGAAAAACATCAAACCTATTTTTACAAAACTTCCAACCACTATAATCGCCCTGTTGAGTTTTTTGATATCGCTTTGGTTTGGCTACCATGTTCTAATGCATTTGCCTGCGATAGATTTTAGGGCTTATAAGATTGGCGCTAATATTCAGGAAGGTATGATAATTCCGGATGATGCTCAAAAACCAGTTTCAGAGTATACTTGGACGTTTATGGTCAATGGCGAAGCCCAAGAATTTGTAACCAACGGAAGCTATCCTAAAGTAGATGGCGAGTATGTCGGTGTAGAAACTGAAGTGATTGACGAAGGTTATATACCACCAATTCAAGATTTTTCCATAGAATCTGATGATGAAGATTTAACCGATTATTTCTTGGAAAAAGATAATTTAGTGATGGTTGCCATGTATAGTATTCCCAAGGCCGAAGCCGAAGCCGAAGGTGTGGCAAAGCTAAAATCATTTACTGACCAAGCCCTAAAAAAAGGATACACGGTCATTGGCTTAACTTCCTCAGGTCCTAGCGACAAAGCGCAGTTAAAAGCTGATTACGATCTAAATTTTGAGTTTTATCTGTGTGATGAAAAAGTTATAAAAACAATCGTCCGTTCTAATCCTGGCATTGTGGTTTTAGAAAAAGGCACAATAACGCAAAAGAAACATTGGACCGATATTGAAGATATTGATCTTTAG
- a CDS encoding ABC transporter permease has product MIRYILNKLLYAFITLIGVITVIFFLFTILPGDPAKMMLGQNQTAEQVQAVKQKYGFDKPLGTQFLYYLNDLSPISFHSNTPKDYTHLSPNKYTATEIFTIGNTTTVLKLPYLRESFTKQGKKVTEVIAETIPNTFVLAVSAIVIAIVLGIIFGIISALYKDTWIDKAIQVLSTFGMSVPSFFSAILFAWLFGFVLHKYTNLEMTGSLYELDDFGEKMTIQWKNLILPAIVLGIRPLAVVIQLMRNSLLEVMNQDYIRTARAKGLTEYQVIKKHAVKNALNPVVTAISGWFASMLAGAVFVEYIFGWNGLGKEIVNALNTLDLPVIMGAVLVIAIVFITINIFVDVIYAWLDPRVKLS; this is encoded by the coding sequence GTGATAAGGTATATACTTAATAAATTATTATACGCTTTCATCACCTTAATAGGTGTCATTACCGTCATTTTCTTTTTGTTCACTATACTGCCTGGCGATCCTGCAAAAATGATGCTTGGTCAAAATCAAACGGCCGAACAAGTGCAAGCCGTAAAGCAGAAATACGGATTCGATAAACCTCTTGGTACCCAATTTTTATATTATTTGAATGATTTATCACCAATTTCATTTCATTCTAATACACCAAAGGATTATACCCATTTAAGCCCTAATAAATATACCGCAACAGAAATTTTCACCATAGGAAACACAACTACAGTTTTAAAATTGCCTTATTTGCGTGAATCCTTCACGAAGCAAGGAAAGAAAGTCACAGAGGTTATAGCAGAAACCATTCCAAATACTTTTGTCCTGGCCGTTTCAGCAATTGTTATTGCTATCGTTCTGGGCATTATTTTCGGAATCATTTCGGCATTATATAAAGACACTTGGATAGACAAAGCCATTCAAGTGCTAAGCACATTTGGCATGAGTGTGCCATCCTTTTTTAGTGCGATATTATTTGCTTGGCTATTTGGTTTTGTATTACATAAATATACCAATCTGGAAATGACAGGTAGCTTATACGAACTTGATGATTTCGGTGAAAAAATGACTATTCAATGGAAAAACTTAATTCTTCCTGCAATAGTACTGGGAATTCGCCCTTTGGCAGTTGTAATTCAATTGATGCGAAATTCTTTATTGGAAGTCATGAACCAAGATTATATAAGAACCGCAAGGGCAAAAGGCTTGACTGAATATCAGGTGATAAAAAAACACGCCGTAAAAAATGCATTAAATCCTGTGGTGACGGCAATTTCGGGTTGGTTTGCTTCCATGTTGGCAGGAGCCGTTTTTGTGGAATATATTTTTGGTTGGAATGGTTTAGGTAAAGAAATTGTTAATGCGTTGAATACCTTAGACTTGCCAGTAATTATGGGAGCGGTTTTGGTTATTGCGATTGTTTTTATCACTATCAATATTTTTGTGGATGTTATTTATGCTTGGCTGGATCCGAGAGTTAAATTGTCTTAG
- a CDS encoding tail fiber domain-containing protein has protein sequence MDNKMAFLCILLPFLCIAQVGINTTSPNASLDIQSSNQTTPTNTDGILIPKIDDFPVTIPTAAQDGILVYVTGNGAPAKGFYYWDNVSISWIALSGATIQKINDLNDGKSDNDGSDNGSSLFLGINSGAADDGSDNRNIAVGFESLHSNTIGFDNVAIGYQSLFNNIDGFGNEAIGYSTLTNNIDGDGNVAIGRRALQDNSSGSFNAAIGYRALIRNTIGENNTAIGNYAIDNNRDGSLNTGIGYNAMSNMFSGDENVSFGANSLDSNSTGNQNTSIGTESLYDNTSGSGNVALGFQSGSTNTGSNNIFIGNNSGLNSFADNNNLYIENLGGTSPLIYGEFDNDLLRTNGDFEVVKTTNSTLKIKTNDGNSSSISLLEGADYGFEFLYTGSDDKLNLWSRTFSGNEAERMTWLKDGRVGINDNAPNASLDIEASNVATPTSVDGILIPRVNVFPATNPTAAQNGMMVFLNSNNSFYYWKNSTSTWTKVNVERINDLADGKSDNTTSLFLGQNAGLSNTSGTTNTSVGYQSLFSNTSGNSNSAIGYQSLFNNISGTENTALGDSSLLSNTTGDDNTAIGWNSLNSNTTGNGNTATGWSSLSSNRTGRENTAIGISSMFSNTTGHGNTALGYESLYTNSGSGGLNVAIGYQSLYFNQGTWNTALGYQSLYSNTSGGKNTAIGYRSLFSNINLSGNLNVAVGFETLENITTGGRNTAIGANSGPVIGVLNNTTAVGYNAVPLSSNTIRVGNASVAIIGGSANWSTFSDRRLKTNIREDVVGLNFIKKLRPVSYNYNMNAIAHFEKTPDSLRLKDAEQLKAQEIQTGFLAQEVEAAAQAVDFDFHGVVRFGKDGLYGLNYAEFVVPLVKAMQEQQTIIEIQQEELDTLRREIEEIKGLLRQD, from the coding sequence ATGGATAATAAAATGGCTTTCTTATGTATTCTATTACCGTTTCTATGTATAGCTCAAGTGGGTATTAATACCACATCGCCAAATGCAAGTTTGGATATTCAATCCTCTAACCAAACTACACCTACAAATACAGATGGTATATTAATCCCTAAAATAGATGATTTTCCAGTTACAATTCCTACTGCAGCTCAAGATGGTATTCTTGTTTATGTTACTGGAAATGGCGCACCAGCGAAAGGCTTTTATTATTGGGATAATGTGAGTATTTCTTGGATTGCTCTCTCTGGAGCTACAATTCAAAAAATTAATGATTTAAATGATGGCAAATCTGATAATGATGGCTCTGACAATGGATCATCTCTTTTTCTTGGAATTAATTCTGGGGCAGCAGATGATGGCTCTGATAATAGAAATATTGCGGTTGGTTTTGAAAGTTTACATTCAAATACCATAGGCTTTGATAATGTTGCTATTGGATATCAATCTTTATTTAATAATATTGATGGTTTTGGTAATGAAGCTATAGGTTACAGCACACTTACAAATAATATAGATGGCGATGGTAATGTGGCCATAGGACGCAGAGCGTTACAGGATAATTCCTCTGGGTCATTTAATGCAGCAATAGGTTATCGCGCCTTAATTCGAAATACAATCGGCGAGAATAATACGGCCATTGGTAATTATGCTATAGATAATAATAGAGACGGTTCATTAAATACTGGAATAGGATACAATGCGATGTCCAATATGTTTTCAGGAGATGAAAATGTTTCCTTTGGAGCAAATTCATTAGATAGTAATTCTACGGGCAATCAGAATACGAGTATTGGTACAGAATCCTTGTATGACAATACTTCTGGCAGCGGCAATGTGGCTTTAGGATTCCAATCTGGTTCAACCAATACAGGTTCAAATAATATTTTTATAGGGAACAATTCAGGACTAAACTCGTTTGCAGATAATAATAACCTGTATATTGAAAATTTAGGAGGTACAAGTCCTTTAATCTATGGCGAATTTGACAATGATTTATTGCGAACCAATGGCGATTTTGAGGTGGTGAAAACAACCAATTCAACTTTAAAGATAAAAACAAATGATGGCAATTCTTCTTCTATTTCATTATTAGAAGGCGCAGATTACGGTTTTGAATTTTTATATACTGGCTCAGATGATAAATTGAACTTATGGTCCAGAACTTTTTCTGGTAATGAAGCAGAACGTATGACCTGGCTAAAGGATGGAAGAGTAGGTATAAACGATAATGCGCCCAATGCCTCATTGGATATTGAAGCTTCTAATGTAGCAACGCCAACAAGTGTAGATGGTATTTTAATTCCTCGTGTTAATGTGTTTCCTGCAACTAATCCAACAGCGGCTCAAAATGGGATGATGGTGTTTTTAAATTCAAATAATTCATTTTACTACTGGAAAAATAGCACATCGACTTGGACGAAAGTAAATGTTGAACGAATTAACGATTTAGCAGATGGTAAATCAGATAATACAACTTCTTTGTTTTTAGGACAAAATGCTGGTTTATCAAATACATCAGGAACCACGAATACAAGTGTTGGGTATCAAAGTTTGTTTTCAAATACTTCGGGTAACTCTAATTCTGCAATTGGTTATCAAAGTCTGTTTAATAATATTTCTGGCACAGAAAATACGGCATTAGGTGATTCAAGTCTATTGTCTAACACTACAGGAGATGACAATACGGCTATCGGATGGAATAGTCTAAATTCTAATACAACAGGGAATGGAAATACTGCAACTGGGTGGAGTAGTCTTTCTTCAAATAGAACAGGTAGAGAGAATACAGCTATTGGTATTTCTAGTATGTTTTCAAATACTACCGGTCACGGAAATACAGCCTTAGGTTATGAAAGCCTTTATACTAATTCTGGATCAGGTGGTCTTAATGTGGCCATTGGCTATCAAAGTCTCTATTTTAATCAAGGAACATGGAATACAGCTTTAGGTTATCAAAGTTTGTATTCAAATACATCAGGAGGCAAAAACACGGCTATTGGTTACAGGAGCCTTTTTTCAAATATAAATTTATCTGGCAATTTAAATGTCGCAGTGGGTTTTGAAACTTTAGAAAATATAACTACAGGAGGAAGAAATACAGCAATTGGTGCTAATTCGGGTCCTGTAATTGGTGTTTTGAATAACACCACAGCAGTTGGTTATAATGCGGTTCCATTATCCTCGAATACAATTCGTGTGGGAAATGCATCTGTAGCTATAATAGGTGGTTCGGCGAATTGGAGCACGTTTTCAGATAGACGTCTAAAAACAAATATTAGGGAAGATGTAGTGGGCCTTAACTTTATTAAAAAACTGCGACCTGTAAGTTATAACTATAATATGAATGCCATAGCTCATTTTGAAAAAACACCTGATAGTTTACGATTAAAAGATGCTGAGCAATTAAAAGCACAAGAAATACAAACAGGTTTTTTAGCCCAAGAAGTTGAAGCTGCAGCACAAGCTGTTGACTTTGATTTTCATGGTGTGGTCCGTTTTGGTAAAGACGGACTTTATGGGCTTAACTATGCCGAATTTGTGGTGCCGTTGGTCAAAGCCATGCAAGAGCAACAAACTATTATTGAAATACAGCAGGAAGAATTAGACACCCTTCGGAGAGAAATAGAAGAAATAAAAGGACTTTTAAGGCAAGACTAA
- the tpiA gene encoding triose-phosphate isomerase has translation MRKNIVAGNWKMNNDLAQTETLITTLKNQTKTSDAEVMIAPTYTNLWQAFQTLRENDIEVIAQNMHFAENGAYTGEISASMLKSIGIQTVILGHSERRAYYNETDESLAKKIDAALENEMRTIFCFGEELADRKAGNEEAVVEGQIKNALFHLEADAFKHIVLAYEPVWAIGTGETASPEQAQDMHAFIRKTLANKYGNDVANSVSILYGGSVKPSNAKEIFGKPDVDGGLIGGASLKAEDFYAIVNAF, from the coding sequence ATGAGAAAAAACATAGTAGCAGGAAACTGGAAAATGAATAACGATTTGGCACAGACCGAAACGCTAATTACAACACTAAAAAATCAAACCAAAACATCTGACGCTGAGGTTATGATTGCGCCAACATATACTAATCTTTGGCAGGCCTTTCAAACGTTAAGAGAGAATGATATAGAAGTCATTGCACAAAATATGCACTTTGCGGAAAACGGTGCCTATACTGGCGAAATTAGCGCAAGTATGCTTAAAAGTATTGGGATACAAACTGTGATTCTTGGGCATAGCGAAAGACGTGCTTACTATAATGAAACCGATGAGTCATTGGCGAAGAAAATAGATGCCGCTTTAGAAAATGAAATGCGCACTATTTTTTGCTTTGGGGAAGAATTAGCGGATAGAAAAGCAGGCAACGAAGAAGCTGTTGTAGAAGGTCAGATTAAAAACGCCTTATTTCATTTAGAAGCGGATGCTTTCAAGCATATAGTTTTAGCTTACGAACCAGTTTGGGCCATTGGTACTGGAGAAACAGCAAGCCCGGAGCAAGCACAAGACATGCATGCCTTCATCAGAAAAACATTGGCTAACAAATATGGCAACGATGTCGCAAATTCTGTTTCCATTCTTTATGGTGGAAGTGTAAAGCCAAGTAACGCCAAGGAAATTTTCGGAAAACCAGATGTAGATGGCGGATTAATTGGAGGAGCTTCGCTTAAAGCAGAAGATTTTTACGCTATTGTAAATGCGTTTTAA